The following proteins come from a genomic window of Lytechinus pictus isolate F3 Inbred chromosome 1, Lp3.0, whole genome shotgun sequence:
- the LOC129255306 gene encoding EF-hand domain-containing family member B-like, whose product MATVATPPSNGGILRQTPPTPNSQESEAVTASNTGKFKDRNPDMTAAGKLITMEGETTRDCMNIPRVLTPPLVKKFRNTTRPEPQVRRVFYGKADDPDVASTVSHGVITTGSLKAGEVVSPNPKTLFEQRLADKKESQYASKQKAPLGSSHDQRPGLPKDMNPLEKTFGTPNIFDCSAGELVSPAKTYQQVYVESEEGRDLYRKTHHNFHVGEPVDRDYDWSQYPKDGLFGIPTPHDNDGKNVSQTLKWLRNDQLDKGTKIVSKRVDDFRERTQPQLGQVHDPIKDTLTVPPDHSFGILIKPDEYGAGDLMHGRYPGSYLRGKDRERGLVAAIRQQLKKANYHNFNNLQAAFNHYDKNGDGKVDINELRLCCDQFSLPIEPELLEQLILYCDANSDGCIDYNEFANFLNWKDKMNEGERLTNPASAAVKDEAEGTKEGTPERMKKQIDQAIGGHRTSAQMINAVVGGVSTKGYRTYGVPTVRSDIAAPRTKRISDTKNYGDESDAYGLINPSMYSNKGIYEKDFFQPREPEQIKGIFSNIGVEMDPETFQKLWMVASTRSDGGQVSVESFRNVLDEVQALQLADEAQTLGRPELV is encoded by the exons atggcCACTGTTGCTACTCCACCTTCAAATGGCGGCATTCTTCGACAAACGCCTCCAACTCCAAATTCGCAAGAAAGTGAGGCTGTAACTGCTAGCAATACAGGAAAATTCAAAGACAGAAACCCTGACATGACTGCG gcagGAAAACTCATAACAATGGAAGGAGAGACAACAAGAGATTGTATGAATATTCCAAGG GTTCTTACTCCACCACTTGTTAAGAAATTCCGCAACACAACACGACCTGAGCCCCAAGTCAGGAGAGTTTTCTATGGGAAAGCAGATGACCCTGACGTTGCCTCTACTGTATCTCATGGTGTTATTACAACAGGTTCATTAAAG gcTGGAGAAGTTGTCAGCCCCAATCCAAAGACGCTTTTTGAGCAGCGGCTTGCTGACAAGAAAGAATCTCAGTATGCCAGTAAACAGAAAGCACCTCTTGGCTCATCTCATGATCAGAGACCTGGCCTTCCCAAGGACATGAACCCTCTTGAGAAAACATTTGGCACTCCAAATATCTTCG ATTGTTCGGCTGGAGAGCTTGTGAGCCCAGCGAAGACATACCAGCAAGTTTATGTTGAGAGTGAAGAAGGTCGTGACCTCTACAGGAAAACACATCATAACTTTCATGTTGGAGAGCCGGTTGACAGGGATTATGACTGGTCACAGTACCCAAAAGATGGATTATTTGGCATACCCACTCCACACGATAATGATGGCAAGAACGTCTCTCAAACTTTGAAATGGCTGCGAAATGATCAGTT GGATAAAGGCACCAAGATCGTATCCAAACGCGTTGATGACTTCAGGGAGCGTACCCAGCCTCAGCTTGGACAGGTCCATGACCCCATCAAAGATACCCTGACAGTTCCTCCTGACCACTCCTTTGGTATCCTGATCAAACCGGATGAATATGGAGCAGGGGATCTTATGCATGGAAGGTACCCTGGTAGTTATCTCAGGGGGAAAGACAGAGAAAGGGGACTTGTAGCCGCCATCAGACAACAGCTTAAGAAAGCCAACTATCACAATTTTAACAACCTGCAGGCTGCATTTAATCATTATGACAAG AATGGTGACGGCAAGGTAGACATCAATGAGTTACGGCTCTGCTGTGATCAGTTCAGTCTTCCCATTGAACCAGAGCTCTTGGAGCAGCTCATTCTCTACTGCGATGCCAACTCAGACGGCTGCATCGATTACAACGAATTTGCAAACTTCCTCAACTGGAAGGACAAGATGAACGAAGGAGAGAGACTAACCAACCCTGCATCTGCTGCTGTGAAAGATGAAGCAGAGGGAACAAAGGAAGGAACACCTGAAAGAATGAAGAAGCAGATAGACCAAGCCATTGGTGGTCATAGAACATCTGCTCAGATGATCAATGCTGTGGTCGGTGGAGTCTCCACGAAAG GTTACAGAACTTATGGTGTACCAACCGTCCGAAGCGATATTGCAGCTCCAAGAACAAAACGAATCAGTGACACAAAGAATTATGGTGACGAATCTGATGCATATGGTCTTATCAATCCATCTATGTACAGTAATAAGGGTATCTATGAGAAGGACTTTTTCCAGCCAAGAGAACCGGAACAA ATCAAAGGAATTTTTTCCAACATCGGTGTTGAGATGGATCCAGAGACATTCCAAAAGCTCTGGATGGTAGCATCTACAAGGAGTGATGGAGGTCAGGTCAGTGTGGAAAGCTTTAGGAATGTCTTAGATGAGGTCCAAGCCTTGCAACTAGCTGATGAAGCTCAGACGCTAGGAAGACCAGAATTGGTTTAA